In Cataglyphis hispanica isolate Lineage 1 chromosome 10, ULB_Chis1_1.0, whole genome shotgun sequence, a genomic segment contains:
- the LOC126852280 gene encoding transmembrane protein 185A isoform X1 translates to MNLQTLFQDFNPSKFLVHSCLMIFTSLFALRLDGFIEWSYWSIFSPIWFWKGMVILGAIVGSYVWWRHPHARLEGDAYVHYKAMLITLALHLILLMFELLVCDKLESERHLWILVFIPLIFISVVSIAVCIWAVKHDRSFELELFCAVNVLQFIFLALRLDGFITWSWEVVFVPVWALLCLSLVAVLYAIVFAAVLLRTPQINARQRRTSLNSALAYTFLVVPILVFQVLLANKLDGDISINYTTVAMPLLVSHITLIFMSFGAKGGNRWWFGIRKDFCHFLLGLCPLLQEYGNISYQPRDERDQPPSEPMITEKSEKLIKKIDLIKPVVPIISIDMPD, encoded by the exons atgaatttgcAAACGCTTTTTCAAGACTTCAATCCAAg TAAATTTCTGGTACATTCCTGTTTGATGATATTTACATCTCTATTCGCTCTTCGATTGGATGGCTTCATAGAATGGAGTTATTGGTCaatatttagcccgatatGGTTTTGGAAAGGCATGGTAATTTTGGGAGCTATAGTTGGAAGTTATGTCTGGTGGAGACATCCACATGCAAGATTGGAAGGTGATGCCTATGTGCATTATAAAGCGATGCTAATTACCTTGGCATtacatttaattctattaatgttTGAATTGTTGGTATGCGATAAGTTAGAATCAGAGAGACACTTATGGATACTTGTATTCATACCCTTGATATTTATCTCAGTAGTATCTATTGCG GTATGCATATGGGCTGTAAAACATGATCGATCATTTGAACTTGAATTATTCTGTGCAGTGAatgtattgcaatttatttttttggctTTGAGGTTGGATGGTTTTATAACATGGAGTTGGGAAGTTGTGTTTGTGCCAGTGTGGGCACTCTTATGTTTATCTTTAGTGGCAGTTTTGTATGCGATAGTATTTGCTGCTGTTTTATTAAGAACACCACAGATCAATGCTCGTCAGAGGCGGACCTCCTTGAATTCGGCATTAGCGTATACATTTCTTGTCGTTCCCATTTTAGTGTTCCAG gtaCTATTAGCAAATAAATTGGATGgagatatttcaataaattatacaacagTAGCAATGCCACTTCTTGTGTCACATATAactcttatttttatgtcCTTTGGTGCAAAAGGTGGAAATAGAT GGTGGTTTGGTATCAGAAAAGACTTTTGTCACTTCCTACTAGGTTTATGTCCATTACTTCAAGAATATggtaatatttcatatcaacCAAGAGATGAACGAGATCAACCACCATCTGAGCCAATGATTACAGAAAAGAGTGAAAAACTTATTAAGAAAATCGACCTAATAAAACCTGTTGTGCCTATAATCTCTATAGACATGCCTGACTGA
- the LOC126852280 gene encoding transmembrane protein 185A isoform X2 has protein sequence MNLQTLFQDFNPSKFLVHSCLMIFTSLFALRLDGFIEWSYWSIFSPIWFWKGMVILGAIVGSYVWWRHPHARLEGDAYVHYKAMLITLALHLILLMFELLVCDKLESERHLWILVFIPLIFISVVSIAVCIWAVKHDRSFELELFCAVNVLQFIFLALRLDGFITWSWEVVFVPVWALLCLSLVAVLYAIVFAAVLLRTPQINARQRRTSLNSALAYTFLVVPILVFQVLLANKLDGDISINYTTVAMPLLVSHITLIFMSFGAKGGNRCLCPLLQEYGNISYQPRDERDQPPSEPMITEKSEKLIKKIDLIKPVVPIISIDMPD, from the exons atgaatttgcAAACGCTTTTTCAAGACTTCAATCCAAg TAAATTTCTGGTACATTCCTGTTTGATGATATTTACATCTCTATTCGCTCTTCGATTGGATGGCTTCATAGAATGGAGTTATTGGTCaatatttagcccgatatGGTTTTGGAAAGGCATGGTAATTTTGGGAGCTATAGTTGGAAGTTATGTCTGGTGGAGACATCCACATGCAAGATTGGAAGGTGATGCCTATGTGCATTATAAAGCGATGCTAATTACCTTGGCATtacatttaattctattaatgttTGAATTGTTGGTATGCGATAAGTTAGAATCAGAGAGACACTTATGGATACTTGTATTCATACCCTTGATATTTATCTCAGTAGTATCTATTGCG GTATGCATATGGGCTGTAAAACATGATCGATCATTTGAACTTGAATTATTCTGTGCAGTGAatgtattgcaatttatttttttggctTTGAGGTTGGATGGTTTTATAACATGGAGTTGGGAAGTTGTGTTTGTGCCAGTGTGGGCACTCTTATGTTTATCTTTAGTGGCAGTTTTGTATGCGATAGTATTTGCTGCTGTTTTATTAAGAACACCACAGATCAATGCTCGTCAGAGGCGGACCTCCTTGAATTCGGCATTAGCGTATACATTTCTTGTCGTTCCCATTTTAGTGTTCCAG gtaCTATTAGCAAATAAATTGGATGgagatatttcaataaattatacaacagTAGCAATGCCACTTCTTGTGTCACATATAactcttatttttatgtcCTTTGGTGCAAAAGGTGGAAATAGAT GTTTATGTCCATTACTTCAAGAATATggtaatatttcatatcaacCAAGAGATGAACGAGATCAACCACCATCTGAGCCAATGATTACAGAAAAGAGTGAAAAACTTATTAAGAAAATCGACCTAATAAAACCTGTTGTGCCTATAATCTCTATAGACATGCCTGACTGA